Proteins encoded within one genomic window of Mycolicibacterium monacense:
- a CDS encoding TetR family transcriptional regulator, whose product MALLEAALNLFSAKGYDETTTDEIAASAGVSPRTFFRYFPTKESVLFFGEYDFIDAVGGVYLAQPEGASDFEAMANSFALLAPGLKRIRKRIAQYHEAVASSLVLLGRERKNHEANAETVAKIIAQRRHLPSPDSECRLLASVGMLLVERALNQWLAAPGRALDDIIRQEFAALPAVLK is encoded by the coding sequence ATGGCACTGCTGGAGGCGGCACTGAATCTGTTCAGTGCCAAAGGCTATGACGAGACGACGACGGACGAGATCGCCGCTAGCGCAGGCGTGTCCCCGCGGACGTTCTTCCGTTACTTCCCGACCAAGGAGTCGGTCCTCTTCTTCGGCGAATACGACTTCATCGACGCCGTCGGTGGCGTGTATCTCGCGCAGCCCGAAGGCGCATCCGACTTCGAGGCGATGGCGAACTCGTTCGCGTTGCTTGCTCCGGGGCTCAAGCGCATCCGTAAGCGGATCGCGCAGTATCACGAAGCGGTTGCGTCATCGCTGGTCCTGCTCGGCCGCGAGCGCAAGAACCACGAGGCCAACGCCGAGACCGTGGCGAAGATCATTGCGCAGCGGCGCCACCTGCCGTCGCCCGACAGCGAATGCCGACTGCTCGCATCAGTCGGGATGCTGCTCGTGGAGCGCGCACTCAATCAGTGGTTGGCGGCGCCGGGCCGCGCCCTCGACGACATCATCCGGCAGGAGTTCGCGGCGCTGCCCGCCGTCTTGAAGTAA
- a CDS encoding cytochrome P450, giving the protein MTTDSLPKVSTETLPMPAARDEAWRTLDEHPLVEVEDGYAATSRDFVELVLKNPSVFSSKRAFDVLASPVPLVPIAFDPPEQARYRRILQPFFSPRVIKPLEADLRAQMVELIEPIVARGECDFVAEVASVFPTQVFLTLFGLPLEMRDQFIEWKNAVLNLSAAAGQTTIDEAAQEGMLKAAELFMYLTELIQQRRGVPGDDVLSQVLNIEPPDALSDEEAIGLCFLFILAGLDTVMDSLGFGMQRLAENPDRRREIVEDPALIPVAMEELLRLDPPAPFIPRVTTQDTQVGAHTLPEGSRITSYLAVANRDEKLFPNPYEIDFHRSDNRHITFGTGVHRCLGSHLARLEMQVAYEEWHKRIPHYHITEGTTPHVHWPRGTVGLDSLHLTVGDPS; this is encoded by the coding sequence TTGACAACCGACTCCCTGCCCAAGGTGTCCACCGAGACCCTTCCGATGCCCGCGGCGCGTGATGAGGCCTGGCGCACGCTGGACGAGCATCCGCTCGTGGAGGTGGAGGACGGGTACGCCGCCACCAGCCGGGACTTCGTGGAACTGGTGCTGAAGAACCCGTCGGTGTTCTCCTCCAAGAGAGCCTTCGACGTGCTGGCCAGTCCTGTACCGCTCGTCCCCATCGCATTCGACCCACCCGAGCAGGCCCGGTACCGACGCATCCTGCAGCCGTTCTTCAGCCCGCGGGTGATCAAGCCACTCGAAGCGGATCTGCGCGCGCAGATGGTCGAACTCATCGAGCCGATCGTGGCGCGCGGTGAATGCGACTTCGTTGCGGAGGTGGCTTCGGTGTTCCCCACGCAGGTGTTCCTCACCCTCTTCGGGCTGCCTCTGGAGATGCGGGACCAGTTCATCGAGTGGAAGAACGCCGTGCTGAACCTGAGTGCTGCCGCGGGGCAGACCACAATCGATGAAGCGGCCCAGGAGGGCATGCTCAAGGCCGCCGAACTGTTCATGTACCTGACCGAGCTGATTCAGCAGCGGCGTGGGGTACCGGGCGACGACGTGCTCAGCCAAGTGCTCAACATCGAGCCACCCGACGCGCTGTCCGACGAAGAAGCCATCGGGCTGTGCTTCCTGTTCATTCTGGCCGGCCTCGACACCGTGATGGACTCGCTGGGCTTCGGCATGCAGCGGCTCGCCGAAAACCCTGACCGGAGAAGGGAAATCGTGGAGGACCCGGCCCTGATTCCGGTCGCGATGGAAGAATTGCTGCGACTGGATCCGCCGGCCCCGTTCATCCCCCGCGTGACCACCCAGGACACACAGGTGGGGGCGCACACCCTGCCGGAGGGCAGTCGCATCACCAGCTACCTCGCCGTGGCCAACCGCGACGAGAAGCTCTTCCCCAACCCGTATGAGATCGATTTCCACCGCAGCGACAACCGCCACATCACCTTCGGCACCGGTGTCCACCGTTGCCTCGGTTCGCATCTGGCCCGTCTCGAGATGCAGGTGGCTTACGAGGAGTGGCACAAACGCATCCCGCACTACCACATCACCGAGGGCACCACACCGCACGTGCACTGGCCGCGGGGCACCGTCGGTCTCGATTCGCTGCATCTGACCGTCGGAGATCCGTCGTGA
- a CDS encoding DUF7156 family protein produces MSFLPPPTREGLISETVRLLGGCVAGIVLLGIVVYFLTV; encoded by the coding sequence ATGAGTTTCCTACCCCCGCCGACCCGCGAAGGGTTGATCTCCGAGACGGTGCGGTTGCTGGGCGGCTGCGTCGCCGGCATCGTGCTGCTGGGCATCGTCGTCTACTTCCTGACGGTGTGA
- a CDS encoding ferredoxin — protein MKVAIDSDKCMGHGMCYALAPDVYTDDEHGYGHVIGDGTVRDDQAEAARHAAANCPESAVAVDV, from the coding sequence GTGAAGGTCGCCATCGATTCCGACAAGTGCATGGGTCACGGAATGTGCTACGCCTTGGCGCCCGACGTCTACACCGACGACGAGCACGGCTACGGCCACGTGATCGGTGACGGCACTGTCCGGGACGACCAGGCTGAGGCAGCTCGTCACGCCGCGGCCAACTGCCCGGAATCGGCAGTCGCGGTGGATGTCTGA
- a CDS encoding cytochrome P450, producing the protein MTELSVNGTLNINDLPFTEDRSRAWRELREAGEAVLSGEEIVLTSAEAVEFAAKRPQIFSSAKAFDVLGSPVPLVPIAIDPPDHTRFRRMLDPFFSPKRMAEREPELRRQAGELIDAIVAKGECEVVADLATPFPSQVFLTLFGLPMADRDRLVHWKDAILQFTDPGSGEPTPEVLTYALELFTYLNEHIAERRTDTSGSDMLTQLIHDTDEGGMDDNEILGLCFMFVLAGLDTVTSAVGFSLAKLAEDADLRRRISNDYSLIPAFIEELLRVDGPVPFAPRVTTEEVEVAGRVVPKDTRVMLSYGSADRDPRRYDDVDEVHVDSKAVHFAFGRGPHRCLGSHLARLELRLILEEWHARIPEYTLVDGNPPQVPWPTGTMGLQSVPLNIRPA; encoded by the coding sequence ATGACCGAGCTCAGCGTGAACGGCACCCTGAACATCAACGATCTGCCGTTCACGGAAGACCGTTCGCGCGCGTGGCGGGAACTGCGCGAAGCGGGCGAGGCCGTGTTGTCCGGTGAGGAGATTGTGCTCACCAGTGCCGAGGCAGTGGAATTCGCGGCCAAGAGGCCGCAGATTTTCTCCTCGGCGAAGGCTTTCGACGTGTTGGGCAGCCCGGTCCCTCTCGTGCCCATCGCGATTGATCCGCCCGACCACACCCGGTTCCGCCGCATGCTCGACCCGTTCTTCAGTCCCAAGAGGATGGCCGAGCGTGAGCCCGAGCTGCGCCGGCAGGCGGGTGAACTCATCGACGCGATCGTGGCCAAGGGCGAGTGCGAAGTGGTGGCTGACCTGGCCACGCCGTTCCCGTCGCAGGTGTTCCTGACGCTGTTCGGACTGCCGATGGCAGACCGCGACAGGCTGGTCCACTGGAAGGACGCGATCCTGCAATTCACCGACCCCGGCAGCGGAGAGCCGACGCCCGAGGTCCTCACCTATGCGCTCGAGCTGTTCACCTACCTCAACGAACACATCGCCGAGCGGCGCACGGACACCTCCGGCAGTGACATGCTCACCCAGTTGATCCACGACACCGACGAGGGTGGCATGGACGACAACGAGATTCTCGGGCTGTGCTTCATGTTCGTGCTCGCCGGCCTGGACACCGTCACCTCAGCCGTCGGGTTCTCGTTGGCGAAGTTGGCCGAAGATGCTGATCTGCGCCGCCGGATCAGCAACGACTACTCGCTGATTCCCGCTTTCATCGAGGAGCTGCTGCGCGTCGACGGTCCCGTACCCTTCGCCCCGCGCGTCACCACCGAGGAGGTGGAGGTGGCCGGCCGAGTGGTACCGAAGGACACCAGGGTGATGCTGAGCTATGGCAGTGCCGACCGCGATCCGCGGCGCTATGACGACGTCGACGAAGTGCACGTCGACAGCAAGGCGGTGCACTTCGCGTTCGGACGTGGCCCGCACAGGTGCCTGGGTTCCCACCTGGCCCGCCTGGAGCTGCGACTCATTCTCGAGGAGTGGCACGCCCGCATTCCCGAATACACCTTGGTCGACGGCAATCCGCCGCAGGTGCCATGGCCCACCGGAACCATGGGTCTGCAGTCGGTGCCGCTGAACATCCGGCCGGCATAG
- a CDS encoding spirocyclase AveC family protein: MTDLKSPDEVGRVESAVEPAQIKTVRPVLFWSGVGAVCILFAAYVYTSWIVSGNATPADPGPDPIPGGTQLAMTIFQIACPTLALVAIVYVVRKSLRERQLCVEAAVVIGSAIAWWHDPLINWFQPVLFYNAGLVNFGNWMENVPGSLSPGSRLMAEPVLMIGMIYIWMPLAMGKLAGWAMRRARRRWPTLGPVRTFFAGWLAVYVIEFPLEIFAVHHGLVAYPASIPGATLWAGQTVQIPLYGPILWSLVLSSSGALMFFRNRNGQIRVEAGVETLRWAGPRVKALLRVLAVTGFLHVVAIGVYDLPVNLAGLYAGPTETYPSYMRTQYCGPDTPRACPDGTLFDDQ, from the coding sequence GTGACAGATCTCAAAAGCCCCGACGAGGTCGGCCGCGTCGAGTCAGCGGTCGAGCCGGCGCAGATCAAAACCGTTCGGCCGGTGCTGTTCTGGTCGGGAGTCGGTGCGGTGTGCATCCTTTTCGCCGCCTACGTCTACACGTCGTGGATCGTGTCTGGGAACGCGACGCCGGCGGACCCGGGTCCCGATCCGATCCCCGGCGGCACCCAATTGGCGATGACGATCTTCCAAATCGCGTGCCCGACACTGGCTCTGGTCGCGATCGTCTACGTCGTCCGCAAGAGTCTGCGCGAGCGGCAGCTCTGCGTCGAGGCCGCCGTCGTGATCGGGTCGGCCATCGCCTGGTGGCACGATCCGCTGATCAACTGGTTTCAGCCGGTGCTGTTCTACAACGCCGGCCTGGTCAACTTCGGCAACTGGATGGAGAACGTCCCCGGATCGCTGAGCCCCGGCAGTCGGTTGATGGCCGAGCCGGTGCTGATGATCGGAATGATCTACATCTGGATGCCGCTGGCCATGGGCAAGTTGGCCGGGTGGGCGATGCGTAGGGCGCGCCGCCGCTGGCCGACGCTGGGGCCGGTTCGCACGTTCTTCGCCGGCTGGCTTGCGGTGTACGTCATCGAGTTTCCCCTCGAGATCTTTGCGGTGCACCACGGCCTGGTCGCGTATCCGGCGTCGATTCCCGGTGCCACGCTGTGGGCCGGCCAGACGGTGCAGATACCGCTCTACGGTCCCATTCTCTGGTCCCTTGTGCTCAGCTCCAGCGGGGCGCTGATGTTCTTCCGTAACCGCAACGGCCAGATCCGGGTGGAGGCGGGCGTGGAGACCCTGCGCTGGGCCGGGCCGCGCGTCAAGGCGCTGCTGCGGGTGCTGGCGGTCACCGGTTTTCTGCACGTGGTGGCGATCGGCGTGTATGACCTGCCGGTGAACCTCGCCGGTCTTTACGCCGGACCGACCGAGACCTACCCGAGCTATATGCGCACGCAGTACTGCGGACCGGACACCCCGCGGGCCTGCCCCGACGGCACCCTGTTCGACGACCAGTAG
- a CDS encoding TIGR03619 family F420-dependent LLM class oxidoreductase, producing the protein MRFTVYLPNCMHVAAITQPWEHDLGGRDIAKVAQRAEELGYSMVFLPEHFFTPTSHVELSGNHYFDATTAQAYIAGATSTITIGSMVTILPLHNPIVAAKQIATFDWFSGGRAQTTVGVGWLKEEFDAIGVPFNKRGRIADEYLEAMFELWHSDSPSYDGEFVKFDDIAFGPKPISSPHPTVWLGGDADAVLRRAARFGDGWAPWLTKPEELPAKLDYLRSQPGFDDRPFSVFYSLAVLSIGQEHAIVDDPNAQFGQSAQQVIDNCNMLAELGVTDTWVNPPPLNDFNAYLDHMQWVAEEIIPKVG; encoded by the coding sequence ATGAGATTCACTGTCTACCTGCCCAACTGCATGCATGTCGCCGCCATCACCCAGCCGTGGGAGCATGACCTGGGTGGGCGGGACATCGCGAAAGTGGCGCAACGGGCTGAAGAGCTCGGCTACTCGATGGTCTTCCTGCCCGAGCACTTCTTCACGCCGACGTCTCATGTCGAACTCTCGGGGAACCACTACTTCGACGCCACCACCGCGCAGGCCTACATCGCCGGTGCCACGTCGACGATCACCATCGGGTCGATGGTCACCATCCTGCCGTTGCACAACCCGATCGTCGCCGCGAAGCAGATTGCGACGTTCGACTGGTTCAGCGGCGGTCGTGCGCAGACCACCGTCGGGGTGGGTTGGCTCAAGGAGGAGTTCGACGCCATCGGCGTTCCCTTCAACAAACGCGGCCGGATAGCGGACGAATACCTCGAAGCGATGTTCGAGCTGTGGCACAGCGATTCGCCGAGCTACGACGGCGAGTTCGTCAAGTTCGATGACATCGCGTTCGGGCCGAAGCCGATCTCCAGTCCCCACCCGACGGTGTGGCTCGGCGGGGACGCCGACGCAGTGCTGCGCCGGGCGGCCCGCTTCGGCGACGGTTGGGCGCCGTGGCTGACCAAGCCCGAGGAGTTGCCCGCCAAGCTGGATTACCTGCGCTCGCAACCCGGATTCGACGACCGACCCTTTTCGGTGTTCTACAGCCTGGCCGTCCTGTCCATCGGTCAGGAGCACGCCATCGTCGACGACCCGAATGCGCAGTTCGGCCAGAGTGCTCAGCAGGTCATCGACAACTGCAACATGCTGGCCGAACTCGGGGTCACCGACACGTGGGTGAACCCGCCGCCACTGAACGACTTCAACGCCTACCTTGACCACATGCAGTGGGTGGCGGAGGAGATCATCCCCAAGGTGGGATAG
- a CDS encoding spirocyclase AveC family protein, with product MTLLLADPPIPPALVDPSGTWFFNWVIPIVGGLVILLAIADSVRRRRLTWGLLFLVNSMLVYWMESVGDWGQQLIYSPTFMQHHVMDWLPLKTPYDPMFMPFAYAVYWTVHALVIFWLGQLLVKKFGWSMLKAIVVLAIPVNYAWDFFVEGIAAAMGWWTYDPGMGPVMTFSNGGQITLLWTIGLMCFWPNLIAYWAGKPPVRGLNHFERFFGLERFTRPKAIGDAPLSSTAGSGGVTATATATPASTRRSRQQEYDDLLDYEVTIPRWKFELARFGAWFVVFQVSFALLLVVPLVVMRVVTGNDSIYAP from the coding sequence GTGACGCTCCTGTTAGCCGATCCGCCGATCCCCCCCGCGTTGGTGGACCCGTCGGGCACGTGGTTCTTCAACTGGGTCATTCCGATCGTGGGCGGGCTCGTCATCCTGCTCGCCATCGCGGACTCCGTCCGTCGAAGGCGGCTGACCTGGGGACTGCTGTTCCTCGTCAACAGCATGCTGGTCTACTGGATGGAATCGGTGGGCGACTGGGGTCAGCAGCTGATCTACAGCCCCACCTTCATGCAGCACCACGTCATGGACTGGCTGCCGCTCAAGACGCCGTACGACCCGATGTTCATGCCGTTCGCCTACGCCGTCTACTGGACCGTGCACGCCCTCGTCATCTTCTGGCTCGGCCAGCTACTCGTGAAAAAGTTCGGCTGGAGCATGCTGAAAGCCATTGTGGTCTTGGCGATTCCCGTGAACTACGCCTGGGACTTCTTCGTCGAGGGTATCGCTGCGGCCATGGGTTGGTGGACATATGACCCGGGTATGGGCCCGGTGATGACGTTCTCCAATGGCGGGCAGATCACGTTGCTGTGGACCATCGGCCTGATGTGCTTCTGGCCCAACCTGATCGCGTATTGGGCCGGCAAGCCGCCGGTTCGTGGCCTGAACCACTTCGAGCGCTTCTTCGGACTCGAGCGCTTCACCCGGCCCAAAGCCATCGGCGATGCGCCGCTGTCGTCAACAGCCGGCTCGGGCGGTGTGACCGCGACCGCGACCGCCACCCCAGCGTCGACGCGACGCTCCAGGCAACAGGAATACGACGATCTCCTGGACTACGAGGTGACGATCCCGCGGTGGAAGTTCGAACTCGCTCGGTTCGGCGCCTGGTTCGTGGTCTTCCAGGTGAGTTTCGCTCTGCTGTTGGTGGTGCCCCTCGTGGTCATGCGGGTCGTCACCGGCAACGACAGCATCTACGCGCCGTGA
- a CDS encoding PEP-utilizing enzyme, producing MTDLGVPADLTDPIRGSSEPDRMWTLTNVGEATPDILSPLCWSLWGNGVELASRAGLYDFGVLPRSEIFVPDDPNQWATACFYGRQAMNIERARELAGLLPGMTGDDFERDLLGSVRADATPTRSDPTRLPFVAVKAPLTAIRQRWVPQRTHDEQMDWWRAEVLPGAPADPRALLAESSRRFTAVMRAHVRTRMILNGLRSQVEAITARLGRSDLVPTLLAGYGGVIETRLADDVWSLGQGQLTVTEFLERHGFHGPNEGNVIGHSWREDPEAVIRIAAAHAGRPEAERPRVRAERAVAARERAESDLLAGLPAVRRQLFRRLLQFTGAQVRSVELTKAAFLTAVDGCRAGAATLGRDLVEAGELDRPDDTFYLTIDELLGSLPCNARELVAFRRQRRDEYRALEIPVIFTGMPEPVAAGDAAGTGDGSVRGTPAGPGVVEGTVRVVLDADSDDVLEDGEVLVCKFVDPGWTALVSLAGALVTDIGSPASHGAIVARELGITCVVGTGNGTKVLRSGDVVRVDGSTGEVAVLARSAG from the coding sequence ATGACGGACCTCGGTGTGCCCGCCGACCTGACGGACCCGATTCGGGGGAGCAGCGAGCCGGACCGGATGTGGACCCTGACCAACGTGGGCGAGGCGACGCCGGACATCCTCTCACCCTTGTGCTGGTCCCTCTGGGGCAACGGCGTCGAACTGGCGTCCAGGGCCGGGCTGTACGACTTCGGCGTGCTGCCCCGCTCGGAGATCTTCGTCCCCGACGATCCGAATCAGTGGGCGACCGCGTGCTTCTACGGCAGGCAGGCGATGAACATCGAGCGCGCCCGCGAGCTGGCCGGACTCCTCCCCGGGATGACCGGTGACGACTTCGAACGCGACCTGTTGGGCTCGGTCCGTGCCGATGCCACCCCCACCAGGAGTGACCCCACCCGGCTGCCGTTCGTGGCGGTGAAGGCGCCGCTCACCGCGATACGGCAGCGGTGGGTGCCGCAGCGCACCCATGACGAGCAGATGGACTGGTGGCGTGCCGAGGTTCTGCCGGGTGCTCCCGCCGATCCCCGCGCCCTGCTGGCGGAATCGTCGCGCCGGTTCACCGCCGTCATGCGGGCACACGTGCGCACCCGGATGATCCTGAACGGTCTCCGCTCCCAAGTGGAGGCGATCACTGCCCGGCTCGGCCGCTCGGACCTGGTGCCGACGCTGCTCGCCGGATACGGGGGCGTCATCGAAACCCGGCTCGCCGACGACGTGTGGTCACTGGGGCAGGGCCAACTCACGGTCACCGAGTTTCTGGAACGCCACGGATTCCACGGCCCCAACGAGGGCAACGTCATCGGGCATTCGTGGCGGGAGGATCCCGAGGCGGTGATCCGCATCGCTGCGGCCCACGCGGGCAGGCCCGAAGCCGAGCGACCGCGAGTGCGGGCGGAGCGCGCGGTGGCCGCCCGGGAGCGGGCGGAATCCGACCTGCTGGCCGGGTTGCCAGCGGTGCGGCGGCAGCTGTTCCGGCGACTGCTCCAGTTCACCGGAGCTCAGGTGCGGTCGGTGGAACTCACCAAGGCCGCCTTCCTGACCGCGGTCGACGGGTGCCGCGCCGGGGCGGCCACATTGGGCAGGGACCTGGTCGAGGCCGGCGAGCTCGATCGTCCGGACGACACGTTCTACCTCACCATCGACGAGCTACTCGGATCGCTGCCGTGTAACGCCCGCGAACTCGTGGCGTTTCGCAGGCAGCGACGCGACGAGTATCGGGCACTGGAGATCCCGGTCATCTTCACCGGGATGCCGGAACCGGTTGCGGCCGGAGACGCCGCCGGCACGGGTGACGGCAGCGTGCGCGGCACGCCGGCCGGGCCCGGCGTGGTCGAGGGCACCGTCCGGGTGGTGCTCGACGCCGATTCCGATGACGTTCTCGAGGACGGCGAGGTTCTGGTGTGCAAGTTCGTCGACCCCGGGTGGACGGCACTGGTTTCACTCGCGGGTGCGTTGGTCACCGATATCGGCAGCCCAGCCAGCCACGGGGCGATCGTGGCGCGTGAACTCGGCATCACCTGCGTCGTAGGGACCGGCAACGGCACCAAGGTGTTGCGCAGCGGTGATGTGGTGCGGGTCGACGGCTCCACCGGCGAGGTCGCCGTGCTGGCGCGGTCGGCCGGATAG
- a CDS encoding 3-carboxyethylcatechol 2,3-dioxygenase, producing the protein MRSDRLVVCASHSPGKERDVEHAFGHRFRSALAAAAEDVQRFDPDVVIVFGGDHRRAFRHVVPAFAVALSASILAEGGHPAGGLDVPSHVARGLCEHLLAAGFDVAACRDIGLDHAFAQPVRDLLGELAVKPVIPVPVNCATAPLPTGRRVAEFGAEVGRFLDSIDERALVIGTGGLSHSPPSLEVDTYALTDDERARIIADGMAEARNKIRPDWDHEVLDAMLHWDVEALIGLVDSAHARGGAGANEVRTWVAAGAAGGGRPLTPLVYEPVPEWITGMAVAMSA; encoded by the coding sequence ATGAGGTCTGATCGGCTGGTTGTGTGCGCAAGCCACAGCCCGGGCAAGGAACGCGATGTCGAGCACGCGTTCGGTCATCGGTTTCGCTCGGCGCTGGCGGCGGCGGCCGAGGACGTGCAGCGCTTCGATCCCGACGTGGTCATCGTGTTCGGCGGAGACCACCGGCGGGCGTTCCGCCATGTGGTTCCGGCCTTCGCCGTCGCCCTGTCAGCGTCGATCCTCGCCGAGGGGGGCCACCCCGCCGGTGGCCTCGACGTCCCGTCGCACGTGGCCCGAGGGTTGTGCGAGCACCTGCTCGCCGCGGGATTCGATGTCGCCGCATGCCGCGATATCGGGCTGGATCACGCGTTCGCGCAACCGGTTCGGGACCTGCTGGGCGAGCTCGCGGTCAAACCGGTGATCCCAGTGCCGGTGAACTGCGCGACGGCTCCGCTCCCGACCGGACGCCGTGTGGCCGAATTCGGAGCTGAGGTCGGGCGTTTCCTCGACAGCATCGACGAGCGGGCACTGGTGATCGGCACCGGCGGGCTGTCGCACTCACCACCGAGCCTGGAGGTCGACACCTACGCTCTCACCGACGACGAGCGGGCGCGGATCATCGCCGACGGTATGGCCGAGGCGCGCAACAAGATCCGACCCGACTGGGACCACGAGGTCTTAGACGCGATGTTGCACTGGGACGTCGAAGCGCTGATCGGGCTCGTCGACAGTGCGCATGCACGCGGGGGCGCGGGTGCCAACGAGGTACGCACCTGGGTTGCCGCGGGTGCTGCGGGCGGCGGCCGGCCGTTGACGCCGCTGGTCTACGAGCCGGTCCCGGAATGGATCACCGGGATGGCGGTGGCGATGTCGGCGTGA